A single genomic interval of Anopheles marshallii chromosome 2, idAnoMarsDA_429_01, whole genome shotgun sequence harbors:
- the LOC128708914 gene encoding uncharacterized protein LOC128708914 yields MHSSAWRVIVGLLLCDVAAPDPVIGSGSVFAATITRALVPPRRESLLLGTRYGPVVPEIIVNRAPTSTVAPQRDQGGTGYNYDVPAAGYLPPESVPFADEPPAPIPPSVVNNYLPPVSQDEPAADEPVFPLSPPQVVGDYLPPDEAPQRDEVFVVPTVTPSVPGYNYNPPTTTTSTFSPLGDEGFEDGADPEGGYRYDPPANIYVPPAAGGVGRSLRDDPTNLRTPIRLQLNELACLRNNGGYFRASLTVQSAIESVPLVDAENDGGDLGGCEVRLDQSRLLVDIAWSDFGRCGVTPCGQTTPTRELCLRVRFPAIAGMRTAVDPVLTLQCRIQQRIVARTHSVRLGVAEDVQARAGTGTAFAIGGSQRPFRSQLGIFRRTNGGGSFTRALQPGGAVMLGEELMLRTQVSAGDGWNFTRLSEVVMQRLSPTGTVLNSASLVNANGCLNPLMRAISPVAPVFEAPLGYRLGFRAAMFQGMRSGDEMVLRVRIVGCVDRRECLVENCQTTARSKRDTENPAAEGHAANGTIPSSTTTTTPSPALAETASIAFRIMLPPEDGAFTDAQDNPTGTSATLLWIALGTTSTIVLIIVGVVALVLLTLRHKRRPNYDEYRAD; encoded by the exons ATGCATTCTAGTGCGTGGCGAGTGATTGTTGGTTTGCTGCTGTGTGACGTTGCCGCACCAGACCCGGTGATCGGTAGTGGCAGTGTCTtcgccgctaccatcacgcGCGCTTTAGTGCCTCCGAGAAGGGAGTCGCTTCTGTTGGGCACCCGATATGGGCCAGTTGTGCCGGAAATAATTGTGAACCGTGCACCAACGTCCACTGTCGCGCCGCAAAGGGACCAGGGCGGTACGGGATACAACTATGATGTGCCCGCAGCGGGATATCTTCCACCGGAGTCGGTTCCGTTCGCTGACGAACCTCCTGCTCCGATTCCACCTTCGGTTGTGAACAACTACCTTCCACCCGTTTCCCAAGACGAACCAGCGGCAGACGAGCCAGTCTTTCCATTGTCACCTCCGCAAGTCGTCGGAGACTATCTGCCACCCGATGAAGCCCCGCAGCGAGACGAAGTGTTTGTGGTACCGACGGTAACGCCATCCGTTCCCGGATACAACTATAACCctccgacgacgacgacgtcaACCTTCTCACCGCTGGGCGATGAAGGGTTCGAGGATGGAGCTGACCCGGAAGGTGGCTATCGGTATGATCCACCGGCGAACATCTACGTTCCACCTGCAGCCGGTGGCGTCGGACGTTCGCTGCGGGACGATCCAACGAATCTCAGAACACCGATAAGATTGCAGCTGAATGAGCTCGCCTGTCTGCGCAACAATGGCGGATACTTCCGGGCGTCGCTGACCGTGCAAAGTGCCATCGAAAGTGTCCCGCTGGTGGATGCCGAGAACGATGGGGGCGATCTTGGTGGGTGCGAGGTGCGTCTCGATCAATCGCGACTGCTGGTCGACATTGCGTGGTCCGACTTCGGTCGCTGTGGAGTGACCCCGTGCGGGCAAACGACCCCTACCAGGGAGTTGTGTTTGCGGGTTCGCTTTCCCGCCATTGCCGGCATGAGGACGGCCGTCGATCCGGTACTAACGCTGCAGTGTCGCATACAGCAGAGGATCGTTGCCCGGACACACTCGGTGCGGCTCGGTGTGGCCGAAGATGTGCAAGCCCGTGCCGGAACCGGGACGGCGTTCGCGATCGGTGGTTCCCAGCGACCGTTTCGATCGCAGCTGGGGATCTTTCGACGAACGAACGGTGGCGGTTCGTTTACCAGGGCTTTGCAGCCGGGTGGCGCGGTCATGCTGGGGGAAGAGTTGATGCTGCGGACGCAGGTATCTGCGGGTGATG GGTGGAACTTTACGCGACTCTCCGAGGTGGTCATGCAGCGGCTTTCGCCCACCGGAACCGTTCTCAACTCGGCCTCGCTCGTGAACGCAAACGGATGTTTGAATCCGCTGATGCGTGCCATCAGTCCGGTGGCGCCAGTGTTCGAGGCTCCACTGGGCTATCGGTTAGGGTTTCGGGCGGCCATGTTCCAGGGAATGCGCAGCGGCGACGAGATGGTACTGCGCGTACGGATTGTCGGGTGCGTCGATCGACGGGAGTGTCTTGTG GAAAATTGCCAAACAACTGCCCGTTCGAAACGGGACACCGAAAATCCCGCTGCCGAAGGACACGCAGCGAATGGGACGATTCCGTCttcaaccaccaccacgacaCCGTCGCCTGCACTGGCCGAAACAGCATCGATCGCCTTCCGTATAATGCTCCCACCCGAAGACGGTGCCTTTACCGATGCGCAGGATAATCCTACCGGCACATCCGCCACGCTGCTCTGGATCGCCCTCGGCACGACGTCCACGATCGTGCTGATCATCGTCGGTGTGGTAGCGCTAGTGCTGCTCACATTGCGCCACAAACGTCGCCCCAATTACGATGAGTATCGGGCGGATTAG